The stretch of DNA GCTTCTTCCCCCGCCCCGCTCGTCTCTGCCTCTCGGGTCTCGGCGGCTCACGGATCCGCCCCCCGGGGGGACCCGGCGCCAGGCGGCGTCTCGCAAGCAAGCGGACAAGAACCCGCGTGCTTATAAGCAGGCCCTCCCCTCCCGTCCCCAAAAATTCCAGCCCTCCATTTCTCCTAGCTCTAGCTAAGCTTCTCCCTCGCTTCCTCCCAAGAGGGCGCGAGCTTTAGTTTAGCGATCACTCTCCCATCAGCTCGTAGTTAATTAGCGGAAGCTTAACTTGGGGAGGTTGATCAGCAGTCGAGGCTGGCAGCTAGGGTTTTGTAGGGCGTGATCGCCTCGCTCGCACGCCCGCTCGATCGTCGGAGCAGGCCAATGATCATGGCGAACCCCGCGATGCTGCCGCCCGGCTTCCGGTTCCACCCGACGGACGAGGAGCTGATCCTCCACTACCTCCGCAACCGCGCCGCCAACGCGGGGTGCCCCGTCGACATCATCGCCGACGTCGACATCTACAAGTTCGATCCATGGGACCTGCCATGTTCGTACCCGCCTCTCCGATCCCCCTTCTGCGGCACTCACATCATGTCATGATCGATCGATCCATGCACgcacctgctggctgctgctgatcGAGATCCGCGCGCACCTGCGCACTGCACGCTACCTGATCCGTACGATGGCCAGTAGTAATTTACTAATGGATCGAGAACTAATAATTTTGCTGTCCGTGGTTGCAGCCCGGGCGGCGTACGGGGACAAGGAGTGGTACTTCTTCAGCCCGCGCGACCGCAAGTACCCGAACGGGATCCGGCCGAACCGCGCGGCGGGCTCCGGCTACTGGAAGGCCACCGGCACGGACAAGCCCATCcacagcggcgccgccggcgagagcgTCGGCGTCAAGAAGGCGCTCGTCTTCTACAAGGGGCGCCCGCCCAAGGGCACCAAGACCAACTGGATCATGCACGAgtaccgcctcgccgccgacgcccacgCCGCCCACGCCTACCGCCCCATGAAGTTCCGCAACGCCTCCATGAGGGTACGCAGCTAACAATAATCGCCATTCACCCGCACTTCCTAGCTAAGCTTTTGATTGGCATATGCATGGAAAAATAGGtgaaattcaaaccacaaatGATGAgaccctagctagctagcttgcttGCTTTTGCCATGTGTAGTACATCTCCACATGACGTCAGTATATATCATGGTGGCTACTTGCATACCTTGCCCTGCTTGCGCATGCACGGATGCACTACTTGCACCCTTGATCTTTTTTGTGACGATGTTTCTGATGCGGGTTCGCGGCACATCAATACTTTTTTTTATCGCATCGGTTTGTGGCTTGCAAATGGACGCAAGAGCTGCTTTTAATATGTGTGGCGTTCTTAAAGAATTGTTCTTTAGGCATACTTGGCATGGTTGCGCCAAGTCAATTGATCCGACAATGATAGCCGCGATGCGTACGTGTTGATGATTGATTCATCTGCCCCCGCTCTGTGTAGCATTAGCTATTTTAATCTCTCGatccttttttctctctcctaatGATCGTCTGCGCGTGGTGCAGCTGGATGACTGGGTGCTGTGCCGGATCTACAAGAAGACCAGCCACGCGTCGCCGATGGCGGTGCCGCCGCTCTCCGACCACGAGCAGGACGAGCCCTGCGGCTTCGACGAGAACCGCCCCTACTCCGCGTCGAGCGCCGGCATGCTCGTGCAGCAGCAGGTGGCGTACCCGGTGCTGCACGCCGCGTCGTCCTCCGGCGCGCCGTCGAGGATGCCCAGGATCCCGTCCCTCACCGAGCTCTTCAACGATCCCTCGCTGGCGCACTTCTTCGAGGACGGCGGCGTCCCGGACATGGCGCGGCTcgaccagcaccagcaccaccagcccggcggcggcgccactctCCTCGGCCACCCCGTCACGAGCCAACTACTGATCAACAATAATGGCAACAACCTGCTGTCCGCCGGGCAGATGGATTCGTCTGCCTCGACGTCGGCCGCCGCGGGCCACGGCGCCGCCTCTGGCAATCGCAAGAGGTCATCAGAGACGAGTACGAGTGCCGGCACGGCATCCGCGGCCAAGAAACCGAACGGCTCCTGCTTCGGCGCAACGTTCCAAATAGGCAACGGGCTGCAGGGGTCCCTGGGCCACCACATGCTGCTCCATTCTAACATGGGGATGAACTGACAGATTGGTCTCCCCTGAAAGCTACTATACTTGAGCACTAAATTGTGATTTGAACGTTGGGCTCTATGGACCCAAATATAGGGcgaagatatatatatatatatatatatatatatatatatatatatatatatatatatatatatatatatatatata from Panicum virgatum strain AP13 chromosome 9K, P.virgatum_v5, whole genome shotgun sequence encodes:
- the LOC120652503 gene encoding NAC domain-containing protein 2-like; translation: MIMANPAMLPPGFRFHPTDEELILHYLRNRAANAGCPVDIIADVDIYKFDPWDLPSRAAYGDKEWYFFSPRDRKYPNGIRPNRAAGSGYWKATGTDKPIHSGAAGESVGVKKALVFYKGRPPKGTKTNWIMHEYRLAADAHAAHAYRPMKFRNASMRLDDWVLCRIYKKTSHASPMAVPPLSDHEQDEPCGFDENRPYSASSAGMLVQQQVAYPVLHAASSSGAPSRMPRIPSLTELFNDPSLAHFFEDGGVPDMARLDQHQHHQPGGGATLLGHPVTSQLLINNNGNNLLSAGQMDSSASTSAAAGHGAASGNRKRSSETSTSAGTASAAKKPNGSCFGATFQIGNGLQGSLGHHMLLHSNMGMN